Proteins found in one Pontibacter sp. SGAir0037 genomic segment:
- a CDS encoding RagB/SusD family nutrient uptake outer membrane protein gives MKRINKFFKIAVLAVPLFAINACTDLEENVYSSLTTNNFYNNKNEVISAVLRPYTHANAWSTPGQNGWWRVSELSADQLAWPVKGRHGQDGGEWIRLHYHTTTPDDDSSWNPWRLMWWGLGLCTDPIENLEKRSIAEMGLTQVEKDAFVAELRLLRAFHYLKLMDLYGNIPIVTKVGEPISPPTQPRAEVFKFIEQEILENINKAPKLSSAMVGRMSQAGAYAMLVELYLNAEKWTGTPRWDDAISAANKLISGEAGGQTGAASLDDNILDTYKPTNNLSKEILFSIAYEFQVANFQPSWPGDFYHFDQRHIYGGARNGNDGVVVIPGVYDKFKDNDKRKKEWLLIGPQMRYDDPTKPVIAQGGNEYHNQPLVFVDNIRRNRVAEQNGTDPELLPSDMTQGEENSGVRFNKYKLGASTDPKYNSTDWAIYRLSWVYFAKAEALMRKNGGAATAEAVELINQVKQRAFDPADWENEKYTTATLTLDELLAERGREFIFEGFRRQDLIRFGKFTTASWWDHQPSDPTKELFPIPRRQTSLNPNLKQNPGYN, from the coding sequence ATGAAGCGAATAAATAAATTTTTTAAAATAGCAGTACTAGCAGTGCCTCTTTTTGCAATAAATGCTTGCACTGATTTAGAAGAAAATGTGTATAGTAGCTTAACTACTAATAACTTCTATAACAATAAAAATGAAGTAATTTCTGCTGTTCTGAGACCTTACACCCATGCAAACGCTTGGTCTACCCCGGGGCAGAACGGTTGGTGGCGAGTAAGTGAACTTTCTGCGGATCAACTAGCTTGGCCTGTAAAAGGACGACATGGGCAAGATGGAGGTGAGTGGATTCGCCTACATTATCATACTACAACACCCGATGATGATTCATCTTGGAATCCTTGGAGGTTGATGTGGTGGGGCTTAGGCCTCTGTACAGATCCAATCGAAAACCTTGAGAAAAGGAGTATCGCTGAAATGGGCCTTACACAAGTTGAGAAAGACGCCTTTGTTGCCGAGTTAAGACTACTGAGAGCTTTCCACTATTTAAAACTAATGGATCTTTATGGTAATATTCCTATCGTTACAAAAGTAGGGGAACCAATAAGTCCACCTACACAGCCAAGAGCAGAGGTGTTCAAATTTATTGAGCAGGAGATTTTAGAGAATATAAATAAAGCGCCTAAATTATCTTCTGCTATGGTAGGTCGTATGTCTCAGGCGGGTGCTTATGCCATGCTAGTGGAATTATATTTAAACGCAGAAAAATGGACTGGAACTCCACGTTGGGACGATGCCATTTCTGCTGCAAATAAGCTTATCTCTGGCGAAGCTGGCGGACAAACAGGAGCGGCGTCTCTTGATGATAATATCCTAGATACTTATAAACCAACAAATAACTTATCGAAGGAAATTTTGTTCTCAATTGCCTATGAATTTCAAGTAGCTAACTTTCAACCTTCATGGCCTGGAGACTTCTATCACTTCGATCAAAGACACATCTATGGAGGGGCTAGAAATGGTAATGATGGCGTAGTTGTGATTCCTGGAGTTTATGATAAATTTAAAGACAATGATAAGAGGAAAAAAGAGTGGCTCTTAATTGGGCCTCAAATGCGTTACGATGATCCAACTAAGCCTGTTATTGCTCAAGGTGGAAACGAATATCATAATCAGCCACTTGTTTTTGTTGATAACATCAGAAGAAACCGAGTAGCAGAGCAGAATGGAACAGATCCTGAGTTACTTCCATCAGATATGACGCAAGGTGAAGAAAACAGTGGTGTAAGATTCAATAAATATAAATTAGGAGCTTCTACAGATCCAAAATATAATAGTACTGACTGGGCAATTTATAGATTGTCTTGGGTGTATTTTGCTAAAGCTGAAGCTCTTATGAGAAAGAATGGAGGGGCCGCTACTGCAGAGGCTGTCGAATTAATTAATCAGGTAAAGCAGAGAGCTTTTGATCCAGCTGATTGGGAGAATGAAAAGTATACAACTGCAACCCTTACTTTAGATGAATTATTAGCTGAAAGAGGTAGAGAGTTTATATTTGAGGGATTCCGTCGTCAGGACCTGATTCGATTTGGGAAGTTTACTACTGCTTCATGGTGGGATCACCAGCCATCGGATCCAACAAAGGAGTTGTTCCCAATCCCAAGACGTCAAACTTCGCTTAACCCTAACCTGAAACAGAATCCAGGTTATAATTAA
- a CDS encoding SusC/RagA family TonB-linked outer membrane protein, translated as MKGKGRILGISALSLSLCTGLSSPASAARGENSGDNSLISAYTSLPDGAVKRQEMEVKGRITDKTGGPLPGASVSVKGTTTGTVTNANGEYTISVPSNTSVLVISYIGFITQEVPVNSRASINVVLAEDAAALSEVVVVGYGSQRREEITSAVSNVTQEDFRQSGARNALDLVQGKIPGLAITRTGGSNPNSGVNIQLRGAGSVSASTAPLIVIDGIPGGNLDLLQQDDIESISVLRDGSAAAIYGTRANGGVILVTTKKGKPGQARFDYNTYFRREYVRDRADFMNADQYRQKIAEGLISATNDYGHSTDFYDLLINKSNLSQYHNMQLSGGGDNTNYSASVYYQDLQGIAKENGRKQYGGRINLNHSGLNDRLTAQLILSTNFNNANLLGGGGWEGSLIRNPTQSVYNPDGSFYFEQTSTNEVARLEQETNRRQQQTTAASASVGLELMKGLKASMFAGVQRNSYIDGAYRELASEYSLENDIFRGGGYASRNTFLGVDYVFEPTIQFDRILANNHHINAVGGYSYQYAVSESFNAFNLGFVNDVFRENNIGTGNQLGLGKAGMGSSKADNTLIAFFGRFNYSFMDKYMLSLIYRREGSSRFGANNKWGDFPAVSAGWNISKESFMESVTFVNNLKLRAGFGVTGNQGFSNYVSLVTLGGGGLYINPDGVWRQTYGPDKNPNPDLKWERKGEFNAGIDFSVLNNRLSGTIDVFKRNTTDLVYNYTSQLPPFIRETITTNVGEIANKGIEIGLSAVAIKKNDFRWNIDATASTVSNKFVTFSNDIYKQQQIMTGDIGGYGALGNAIRLDEGGAVGNFYGARFAGFDENGKWLFYKRDGSQVPFSQLNRSIDPNVSDLAIIGNGMPKYLASMTHDFGYKNWGLRVFLRGRFDYDILNRREMAYGNKTALPNNLLNSAFTRHAQLNDTYQYSDYYLEPGDHVKLDEVTLSYNFKLNTSYIRNLRLYATGANLATFTKYTGNDPDFVSDTGLAPGMDTRDPYPNTRSILVGLNVGF; from the coding sequence GTGAAGGGGAAAGGGCGGATACTCGGTATTAGCGCGCTTTCTCTGTCACTGTGTACAGGTTTATCCTCCCCGGCTTCTGCAGCCAGAGGAGAGAATTCAGGGGATAACTCTCTGATTTCAGCTTACACGTCATTGCCTGATGGTGCTGTGAAGCGGCAGGAGATGGAAGTGAAAGGCCGTATTACAGATAAAACAGGTGGGCCTCTGCCTGGAGCTTCTGTCAGTGTAAAAGGTACTACTACAGGTACAGTTACAAATGCTAATGGAGAGTATACAATTAGTGTTCCAAGTAACACTAGTGTTCTGGTAATCTCTTATATAGGCTTTATAACACAGGAGGTTCCTGTTAATTCAAGGGCTTCTATTAATGTTGTGCTTGCTGAAGATGCAGCCGCTTTAAGTGAAGTTGTGGTGGTTGGTTATGGTTCGCAAAGAAGAGAGGAAATTACTTCGGCTGTAAGTAATGTAACGCAAGAGGATTTTAGACAATCTGGGGCTAGAAATGCCTTAGATTTAGTGCAGGGTAAGATTCCTGGTTTAGCTATTACCAGAACGGGTGGCTCAAATCCAAACTCAGGTGTAAATATACAACTAAGGGGAGCTGGTTCTGTAAGTGCTAGTACTGCTCCTCTGATCGTAATTGATGGTATACCAGGAGGTAACTTAGATCTGTTGCAGCAGGATGACATAGAATCGATTAGTGTATTACGTGATGGGTCTGCTGCTGCTATTTACGGTACGCGTGCTAATGGGGGTGTGATTTTAGTTACAACTAAAAAAGGAAAACCCGGTCAGGCTAGGTTTGATTACAATACTTACTTTAGAAGAGAGTATGTAAGAGACCGAGCTGACTTCATGAACGCAGATCAGTATCGCCAAAAAATTGCAGAAGGCCTAATAAGTGCAACAAATGATTATGGGCATTCAACAGATTTTTATGATTTGTTGATAAATAAAAGTAATCTAAGTCAGTACCATAATATGCAATTATCAGGTGGTGGTGATAATACAAACTATAGCGCGAGTGTTTATTATCAGGATTTGCAAGGTATTGCTAAAGAGAATGGAAGGAAGCAATATGGCGGAAGAATCAACTTAAATCACAGTGGATTAAATGATCGCTTAACTGCACAGCTAATTTTGTCGACAAACTTTAATAATGCAAATTTATTAGGTGGCGGCGGCTGGGAAGGTTCTCTAATTAGAAATCCTACCCAATCAGTTTATAACCCTGATGGATCTTTTTATTTTGAGCAAACAAGTACAAACGAAGTTGCCAGATTAGAACAAGAAACTAACAGAAGACAGCAACAAACTACTGCTGCAAGTGCATCCGTAGGTTTAGAACTTATGAAAGGTTTAAAAGCTTCAATGTTTGCAGGTGTACAACGCAACAGCTATATAGACGGTGCGTACAGAGAACTCGCTTCAGAATACTCTTTAGAGAATGATATTTTTAGAGGTGGTGGATATGCTTCTAGAAATACCTTTTTAGGAGTCGACTATGTATTCGAACCAACTATTCAGTTTGATAGAATTCTGGCTAACAATCATCATATTAACGCTGTAGGTGGTTATAGTTACCAATATGCAGTTTCTGAGAGTTTTAATGCTTTTAACCTTGGTTTTGTAAATGATGTTTTCAGGGAAAATAACATAGGTACAGGAAACCAACTTGGTTTAGGTAAAGCAGGTATGGGTAGTAGTAAAGCTGATAATACTCTAATTGCGTTCTTTGGTCGATTCAACTATTCTTTCATGGATAAATATATGTTGTCCTTAATATACAGGAGGGAAGGGTCATCAAGATTTGGAGCAAACAATAAGTGGGGCGATTTCCCGGCTGTTTCTGCCGGTTGGAATATTAGCAAGGAGAGCTTTATGGAAAGTGTCACTTTTGTGAACAACTTAAAACTTAGAGCTGGCTTTGGTGTGACTGGAAATCAGGGATTCAGTAATTATGTTTCACTTGTAACGTTAGGCGGTGGCGGTTTATACATCAATCCGGATGGTGTTTGGCGGCAAACCTATGGACCTGATAAAAACCCCAACCCAGATTTAAAGTGGGAAAGAAAAGGAGAATTTAATGCAGGTATTGATTTTAGTGTACTAAATAATAGACTAAGTGGTACGATTGATGTATTTAAAAGAAATACAACAGATTTAGTTTATAATTACACCTCACAGTTGCCTCCATTTATCAGAGAGACAATAACTACTAACGTAGGTGAAATTGCCAATAAAGGTATTGAAATAGGATTAAGTGCTGTTGCAATCAAGAAGAACGATTTTAGATGGAATATAGATGCAACTGCAAGTACAGTGAGTAACAAGTTTGTAACTTTCTCTAATGATATCTATAAGCAGCAGCAAATCATGACAGGTGATATTGGTGGATATGGAGCTTTGGGTAACGCAATAAGACTTGATGAGGGGGGAGCAGTTGGTAATTTTTATGGCGCTCGTTTTGCAGGTTTTGATGAAAATGGCAAATGGTTATTTTATAAACGTGATGGTTCACAAGTTCCATTCAGTCAATTAAATAGATCAATTGATCCAAATGTGTCTGATCTTGCTATTATAGGAAACGGAATGCCTAAATACCTTGCCTCGATGACTCACGATTTTGGCTATAAAAACTGGGGGCTAAGGGTATTTTTGAGAGGCCGTTTCGATTACGATATTTTGAATAGAAGAGAAATGGCTTACGGTAATAAGACTGCCTTACCTAACAACCTATTAAATAGTGCCTTCACCAGACATGCTCAATTAAATGATACATATCAGTATTCTGATTACTATCTAGAACCAGGAGATCATGTGAAGCTGGATGAAGTAACTTTGAGTTATAATTTTAAATTGAATACATCCTATATCAGAAATCTTAGATTATATGCTACAGGAGCAAATTTGGCTACATTTACTAAATATACAGGAAATGATCCTGACTTTGTAAGTGATACAGGATTAGCTCCTGGTATGGATACTCGTGATCCTTATCCAAATACAAGGTCCATATTAGTCGGTCTAAACGTAGGATTTTAA
- a CDS encoding endonuclease/exonuclease/phosphatase family protein: protein MSKIFVVLSVVLMVILSGFKVAGQQLRVATYNIRYDNPGDEGNLWKQRLPVIENLIQFHDFDIFGAQEVLANQLQDLAKSLPAYGYIGVGRDDGKAAGEFSPIFYKKDKFKLLKQGTFWLSEVTDRPNKGWDAALPRVCTWGQFQDVKSGLTFFLFNTHFDHRGVKARSESAKLILEKIKTMAGTSPVILTGDFNIDQNNEGYKLLQNSDLLEDAYEITPVRYASTGTFNGFNANTKTESRIDHIFVSNKFKVKRYGILTDSYRGEAKPGQEAKREDSGNFPNEVALHKYEAKMPSDHFPVMVELSF, encoded by the coding sequence ATGAGTAAGATATTTGTAGTTCTTAGTGTTGTGCTTATGGTGATCCTGTCAGGCTTTAAAGTGGCGGGGCAGCAGTTAAGAGTGGCAACCTATAATATCAGGTACGACAACCCCGGAGATGAAGGCAATTTGTGGAAGCAGCGCTTGCCCGTGATAGAGAACCTCATTCAATTTCATGATTTCGATATTTTCGGTGCACAGGAAGTGCTGGCTAATCAGTTACAGGATCTTGCTAAAAGCTTACCAGCTTACGGTTATATAGGTGTAGGAAGAGATGATGGTAAAGCTGCAGGTGAGTTTTCGCCGATTTTTTATAAGAAAGACAAATTTAAACTACTAAAACAAGGCACCTTCTGGCTTTCCGAAGTAACAGACCGCCCGAACAAAGGTTGGGACGCTGCTTTACCAAGAGTTTGTACCTGGGGGCAATTTCAGGATGTAAAATCCGGACTTACATTTTTCCTGTTCAACACCCATTTCGATCACAGAGGTGTAAAAGCACGCAGCGAAAGTGCTAAGCTGATACTGGAAAAAATCAAAACGATGGCAGGTACTTCGCCAGTGATTTTGACAGGTGATTTTAATATAGACCAGAACAATGAAGGGTATAAGCTACTGCAGAACTCAGATCTGTTAGAAGATGCTTATGAAATTACACCTGTGCGATATGCTTCCACAGGCACTTTTAACGGATTTAATGCAAATACAAAAACAGAAAGTCGCATAGATCATATTTTTGTTAGTAACAAGTTTAAAGTAAAAAGATACGGAATATTAACCGACAGCTATAGGGGAGAGGCAAAACCGGGCCAGGAGGCAAAGCGTGAAGATTCAGGTAATTTCCCGAATGAAGTTGCCTTGCATAAATATGAAGCCAAAATGCCATCAGATCATTTTCCCGTTATGGTAGAGCTGTCTTTTTAA
- a CDS encoding ROK family protein, translated as MRDSTVLGIDIGGSHITAALVNLNTYSLLEESCERKEINTGGKAADIINDWCEVIRKVIENNASFCGKIGIAMPGPFDYKAGISLINGQNKYDALYKLNVKELLSEKLAISSENISFSNDAESFLQGEVVCGIARGYKKVLGLTLGTGLGSAKSDDGIVEDADLWNTPFKDGIAEDYLSTRWFLRRSTELTGKHFAGVKEISEAVTVSPALQQVFAEFGENMGAFLTLFIQRENPELVVLGGNISKAHSLFFPAMESYLTQAGIFVPIRIAELGEEAPLVGAASSWIRNKVLSS; from the coding sequence ATGCGCGATTCAACAGTGTTGGGTATAGATATTGGAGGTTCACATATAACAGCGGCTCTGGTAAACTTAAATACATATTCACTTCTGGAAGAAAGTTGTGAAAGAAAAGAAATAAATACAGGGGGTAAAGCAGCCGATATTATAAACGATTGGTGTGAGGTAATTCGAAAAGTTATAGAAAACAACGCATCATTTTGTGGTAAAATCGGTATTGCCATGCCGGGGCCTTTCGATTATAAAGCAGGCATATCGCTTATCAATGGCCAGAACAAGTATGATGCTTTATATAAACTTAATGTAAAAGAGCTGCTTTCTGAGAAGCTGGCTATCAGTTCTGAAAACATTAGTTTCTCTAATGATGCTGAGTCATTCTTACAGGGAGAAGTGGTATGCGGCATAGCGCGTGGCTACAAAAAAGTACTGGGGTTAACACTGGGTACAGGTCTTGGATCGGCTAAAAGTGACGATGGTATAGTAGAGGATGCCGATCTCTGGAATACACCTTTTAAAGATGGAATTGCTGAAGATTATTTGTCTACCAGGTGGTTTTTAAGAAGAAGTACAGAACTGACAGGGAAGCATTTTGCAGGTGTAAAAGAAATTTCAGAAGCAGTAACTGTTAGTCCTGCCCTGCAACAGGTTTTTGCTGAATTCGGAGAAAATATGGGTGCCTTTCTAACGTTGTTTATTCAGAGGGAGAATCCTGAGTTAGTCGTGTTAGGCGGCAATATTTCGAAGGCGCACAGTCTATTTTTCCCGGCTATGGAAAGCTACCTTACACAGGCGGGAATATTCGTTCCGATCCGAATTGCCGAATTAGGGGAAGAAGCACCTTTAGTTGGAGCAGCCAGTAGCTGGATTCGAAACAAGGTATTATCTTCATAA
- a CDS encoding GH92 family glycosyl hydrolase: MKKTFIYIFLLLSSAVSAQTNIVGKVTDPVEWINPLMGTDSKPSLSNGNTYPTIALPWGMNFWMPQTGTMGNGWAYTYASDKIRGFKQTHQPSPWMNDYGQFVIMPVTGKIKFNQDDRASWFSHKAEIAKPYYYSVYLADHDVTTEITPTERAAQFRFTFPQNDSSFIVIDALDKGSYVKVIPGQNKIVGYTTKNARSNPKNFKNHFVIYIDKPFTLSHTWSGNKLEKGKQEMNADHAGAIVGFKTKKGEQVHLRVASSFISLEQAELNLKRELASDDFNTTQRKAKDIWNKTLSRIAVEGGTEEQIRTFYSCLYRTLFFPHKMYELDANNKIVHYSPYTGETLPGYRFAGTGFWDTFRALYPFLNLAFPSINKEMQEGLINDYKEGGWLPEWSSPGYADIMVGNNSASVVADAYVKGLRGYDIEKLYEALVHGANNEGPITAIGRKGVEYYNKLGYVPYDVKINENAARTLEYAYDDFAIYQLAKALNKPQAEIDLYAKRSQNYRNLFDPSTGLMRGKNQDGKFQSPFNPFKWGDAFTEGNSWHYSWSVFHDVQGLVDLMGGSKNFVAKLDSVFTLPPVFDDSYYGGVIHEIREMQIANMGQYAHGNQPIQHMIYLYNFAGEPWKTQYWVRETMNRMYKPTPDGYCGDEDNGQTSAWYVFSALGFYPVCPATDQYVVGAPLFKKVTLTLENGKKLEIEAPKNSDQNLYVQSMRVNGKKYEKNWLSHENLMKGAKIQFDMGAEPNTKRGTEKDAFPYSFSNQESK; encoded by the coding sequence ATGAAAAAAACGTTCATTTATATTTTCTTGCTACTTTCTTCTGCGGTATCTGCTCAAACTAATATAGTTGGTAAGGTAACCGATCCTGTTGAATGGATTAACCCTTTAATGGGAACAGACTCAAAGCCGAGCCTTTCAAACGGTAATACATATCCCACCATCGCATTGCCTTGGGGCATGAACTTCTGGATGCCGCAAACAGGCACCATGGGGAATGGTTGGGCTTATACCTATGCTTCTGATAAGATCAGAGGCTTTAAACAGACACATCAACCTTCTCCCTGGATGAACGACTATGGTCAGTTTGTGATCATGCCTGTTACTGGTAAGATCAAATTTAACCAGGACGACCGGGCGAGTTGGTTTTCGCATAAAGCTGAAATAGCTAAACCGTATTATTATAGTGTATACCTGGCCGATCATGATGTAACAACAGAAATTACACCTACAGAACGTGCAGCGCAATTCAGATTTACTTTTCCTCAAAATGATAGCTCTTTTATCGTAATCGATGCTCTTGATAAAGGATCTTATGTAAAGGTTATACCTGGTCAAAATAAAATTGTAGGATACACTACCAAAAATGCCCGCAGCAACCCAAAGAACTTCAAGAATCACTTTGTGATTTATATTGATAAACCTTTTACCCTCTCTCATACCTGGAGTGGTAACAAGCTGGAAAAAGGCAAGCAGGAGATGAATGCCGACCATGCTGGTGCCATCGTTGGCTTTAAAACCAAAAAAGGGGAGCAGGTGCATCTGCGTGTTGCGTCTTCTTTTATCAGCCTGGAGCAGGCAGAGCTGAACCTTAAGAGAGAACTGGCTTCCGATGATTTTAACACCACACAACGTAAAGCCAAAGACATCTGGAACAAAACCCTTAGCAGAATAGCTGTGGAAGGAGGTACCGAGGAACAGATTCGCACTTTTTATTCCTGCTTATACCGTACCCTGTTCTTCCCGCATAAGATGTATGAACTGGATGCCAACAATAAGATTGTACACTACAGCCCATATACCGGTGAAACACTGCCAGGCTATCGGTTTGCCGGTACTGGTTTCTGGGACACTTTCAGAGCGCTATACCCATTCCTGAACCTGGCATTTCCTTCTATTAATAAAGAGATGCAGGAGGGGCTAATCAACGACTACAAAGAAGGTGGCTGGTTGCCTGAGTGGTCCAGCCCTGGTTATGCCGATATTATGGTGGGAAATAACTCTGCTTCTGTTGTGGCCGATGCTTATGTAAAAGGATTGAGGGGCTATGATATTGAAAAGCTTTATGAAGCTTTAGTTCACGGCGCCAATAATGAAGGCCCAATCACAGCCATCGGGCGTAAGGGAGTTGAATACTATAACAAGTTAGGCTATGTGCCTTATGATGTAAAAATTAACGAGAATGCAGCCCGTACCCTGGAATATGCCTACGATGACTTTGCTATTTACCAGCTGGCAAAAGCTTTGAACAAGCCTCAGGCTGAAATCGATTTATATGCCAAGAGAAGTCAGAACTACCGCAACCTGTTCGATCCTTCCACAGGGTTAATGCGTGGCAAAAACCAGGATGGTAAATTCCAATCTCCGTTTAACCCATTTAAGTGGGGCGATGCTTTTACAGAAGGGAACAGCTGGCACTATAGCTGGTCTGTATTTCATGATGTGCAGGGCCTTGTAGATCTGATGGGTGGAAGTAAAAACTTTGTAGCTAAACTGGATTCTGTATTTACGTTGCCTCCTGTTTTCGATGACAGCTACTACGGCGGCGTGATACATGAAATTCGTGAGATGCAGATTGCGAACATGGGGCAGTATGCGCACGGCAACCAGCCGATTCAGCACATGATCTACTTGTATAACTTTGCCGGTGAGCCTTGGAAAACGCAGTATTGGGTAAGAGAGACCATGAACCGCATGTATAAGCCTACTCCGGATGGCTACTGTGGAGACGAAGACAACGGGCAGACTTCTGCCTGGTATGTGTTCTCGGCATTAGGTTTTTACCCGGTTTGCCCGGCTACCGACCAATATGTGGTAGGAGCACCTTTATTTAAGAAGGTAACGCTCACACTGGAGAATGGTAAAAAGCTAGAGATAGAAGCTCCCAAGAATAGCGACCAAAACCTGTACGTGCAAAGCATGCGTGTGAATGGAAAGAAGTATGAAAAGAACTGGCTTTCGCATGAAAACTTAATGAAAGGTGCGAAAATACAGTTTGATATGGGTGCTGAGCCGAATACGAAACGTGGTACTGAGAAAGATGCTTTCCCATACTCATTCTCAAACCAGGAGTCAAAATAA
- a CDS encoding basic secretory protein-like protein: protein MKKTITSAFYLMILALGVITHGQAQDRKQSRENRWTYIGDYISKDSVTRGPYTLVFINKDSLFHQNGADIKKKMIDAFFTVYPQEAKRFNPNTARKVTFVIDPGYQGVAAASSGIIRYSPKWMLEHPGDIDVVTHEAFHIVQAYKGGAGPGWLTEGITDYVRYKYGVDNAGANWSLPELKPEHSYTNSYRITGRFLAWLEKNINAKIVDNLDSAMRSGTYTPETWVKLTGKTVDELWQVYAQNPAL from the coding sequence ATGAAAAAAACAATTACATCGGCTTTCTATCTGATGATATTAGCCTTGGGAGTGATTACCCACGGACAGGCACAGGACAGGAAGCAGAGCAGGGAAAACAGATGGACTTATATAGGAGACTATATCAGCAAAGACTCTGTTACCCGAGGGCCTTACACGCTGGTCTTTATTAACAAGGATTCTCTGTTTCACCAGAACGGAGCCGACATCAAGAAAAAGATGATAGATGCTTTCTTTACTGTATATCCACAGGAAGCCAAGCGCTTTAATCCTAACACAGCCCGAAAAGTTACTTTTGTAATAGATCCCGGATACCAGGGAGTTGCTGCTGCCAGTTCAGGCATTATCCGGTATAGCCCTAAATGGATGCTGGAACACCCGGGCGATATTGATGTGGTAACGCATGAGGCTTTTCATATTGTGCAGGCTTATAAAGGAGGTGCCGGTCCGGGGTGGTTAACAGAAGGTATAACCGATTATGTAAGGTATAAATATGGTGTAGATAACGCAGGGGCCAACTGGTCTTTGCCGGAACTGAAGCCGGAGCATAGTTACACAAACAGCTACCGCATAACAGGCCGTTTCCTGGCCTGGCTGGAGAAAAACATTAACGCAAAGATTGTGGACAACCTCGACTCTGCTATGAGATCAGGTACTTATACACCGGAAACATGGGTAAAACTAACTGGTAAAACAGTAGACGAACTGTGGCAGGTGTATGCGCAGAATCCGGCTTTATAG